Proteins co-encoded in one Actinobacillus succinogenes 130Z genomic window:
- the citC gene encoding [citrate (pro-3S)-lyase] ligase, which produces MSYNIGKVNPLNHKELAEIDRLLAQQGIRRDQNLDYTCAMYDEDDNIIATGSLFANSLRCLAVSEDHQGEGLMNQIVTHLINEQFERGHFHLFLYTKSCAVKFFSDLSFYEIAKIEGKIAFMENRRNGFADYLQKLVDESPERQTEKRIAAIVMNANPFTLGHQYLVEKAAAENDIVHLFMVSEDQSLVPFDVRRKLILEGVAHLPNVVCHDSGSYIISSATFPSYFQKDDDAVIESNALVDVNIFVKIARKLGIKRRYVGDEPFSHVTHIYNKIMQRQLPEYDIECIVLERKTVNGQIISASAVRQAIKDEDWDKLKVMLPVSSLRFFESNEAKPIINKIKQTSDVSH; this is translated from the coding sequence ATGAGCTATAACATCGGTAAAGTGAATCCCCTCAATCATAAAGAGCTGGCGGAAATCGACCGGTTACTGGCGCAGCAAGGTATACGGCGGGATCAGAACCTGGATTATACCTGCGCCATGTATGATGAGGATGATAACATCATCGCCACCGGCAGTTTATTTGCCAATAGCTTGCGTTGTCTGGCGGTATCGGAAGATCATCAGGGCGAAGGATTGATGAATCAAATCGTTACCCATCTGATTAACGAACAGTTCGAACGCGGTCATTTTCATCTTTTTCTGTATACCAAAAGTTGTGCGGTTAAATTTTTCTCCGACTTAAGTTTTTATGAAATTGCCAAAATAGAGGGCAAAATTGCTTTTATGGAAAACCGTCGTAACGGCTTTGCGGATTATTTACAGAAACTCGTCGATGAATCTCCCGAACGACAGACCGAAAAACGGATTGCCGCCATTGTGATGAATGCTAATCCTTTTACTTTAGGTCATCAATATTTGGTGGAGAAAGCCGCTGCGGAAAATGACATTGTGCATTTATTTATGGTCAGCGAAGATCAAAGTCTGGTGCCTTTTGATGTACGCAGAAAGCTTATTTTGGAAGGCGTGGCGCATTTGCCGAATGTAGTCTGCCACGACAGCGGTTCCTATATTATCAGTTCCGCCACCTTTCCAAGTTATTTTCAGAAAGACGATGATGCGGTAATAGAAAGTAATGCGCTGGTGGATGTAAATATTTTCGTCAAAATTGCACGAAAATTAGGAATTAAACGCCGTTATGTAGGCGACGAGCCCTTCAGTCATGTCACGCATATTTATAATAAGATTATGCAACGACAACTACCCGAATACGATATTGAATGTATCGTATTGGAACGCAAAACCGTTAACGGACAGATCATCAGTGCCTCAGCCGTACGTCAGGCTATAAAGGATGAAGATTGGGACAAATTAAAAGTGATGCTGCCGGTTTCGAGTTTACGTTTTTTTGAAAGTAACGAAGCAAAGCCGATTATTAATAAAATTAAACAAACATCGGATGTTTCTCATTAA